The following coding sequences lie in one Nodularia sp. LEGE 06071 genomic window:
- a CDS encoding DUF565 domain-containing protein, translating into MQNTRLTNLFDSIASRLGQWFLNPWRRLSLLLINFLFGFFLGTAISTIAGQRGVLDILIAGFLVVLTEVTSRIFYRDNFLSKRALLVESLNVLKVGFIYSMFVEAFKLGS; encoded by the coding sequence ATGCAAAACACTCGTCTGACTAATTTATTCGATTCCATTGCTAGCCGTTTGGGGCAATGGTTTTTAAATCCTTGGCGACGTTTATCGTTACTGTTGATTAATTTCTTGTTTGGTTTTTTTCTGGGAACTGCAATTTCTACTATAGCTGGACAAAGAGGTGTATTAGATATTCTGATTGCTGGTTTTTTGGTGGTGCTGACAGAGGTGACGAGCCGAATATTTTATCGTGATAACTTTTTGTCCAAGCGAGCGCTTTTGGTCGAATCACTAAATGTCCTCAAGGTTGGTTTTATCTATAGTATGTTTGTTGAAGCCTTTAAACTGGGGTCTTAA
- a CDS encoding glycerate kinase, producing the protein MNSWASHADTTWPQPAKADLLNSVLPSFRQFCETNLHKPPEEMLAVLWDVWLPLSIKLAQHRQKLGRPLIQGIVGGQGTGKTTMCQVLGLILDQLGYCTLCLSLDDLYKTYGDRLALTEQDPRLIWRGPPGTHDLDLGLNLLDQIRQGESPVKVPRFDKSAYNGAGDRTTPEIVTDIDIVLFEGWFVGVRPINPDLFNHAPPPICTAEDRVFARDMNQRLSDYLPLWERLDSLIVLYPTDYRCSMAWRKQAEQQMIAAGKLGMSDTQIEEFVNYFWRSLHPELFITPLVKSPTAVDVVISIDPDHSINFRRSRPAFLA; encoded by the coding sequence ATGAATTCTTGGGCGAGTCATGCAGATACAACTTGGCCACAGCCAGCAAAAGCCGATTTACTCAACTCTGTTTTGCCCAGTTTTCGCCAATTCTGCGAAACTAACCTGCATAAACCACCAGAGGAAATGTTGGCGGTATTGTGGGATGTATGGCTACCACTGAGTATAAAACTAGCGCAGCATCGCCAAAAGTTGGGACGACCGCTGATTCAGGGAATTGTCGGTGGACAAGGTACGGGGAAAACTACCATGTGCCAGGTTTTGGGATTAATTCTCGATCAGTTGGGATATTGTACTCTGTGTTTATCATTAGATGATTTGTATAAAACTTATGGCGATCGCCTGGCTTTAACGGAGCAAGATCCCCGGTTGATTTGGCGGGGTCCACCAGGAACCCATGATCTAGATTTAGGTTTAAATCTATTAGATCAGATTCGTCAAGGTGAAAGTCCGGTGAAGGTTCCTCGCTTTGATAAATCTGCATACAACGGTGCTGGCGATCGCACTACCCCAGAAATTGTCACAGACATTGATATTGTGCTGTTTGAAGGTTGGTTTGTGGGCGTGCGACCAATTAATCCTGATCTATTTAATCATGCACCGCCACCAATTTGCACAGCAGAGGATCGGGTATTTGCGCGTGATATGAATCAACGACTGAGTGATTATCTGCCACTGTGGGAACGATTAGACAGTTTAATTGTCCTATATCCCACTGATTACCGTTGTTCAATGGCATGGCGTAAACAAGCAGAACAACAAATGATCGCGGCTGGAAAATTGGGAATGTCGGATACACAGATTGAAGAATTTGTCAACTACTTTTGGCGATCGCTACACCCAGAATTATTCATTACGCCCTTGGTAAAATCGCCGACAGCCGTTGATGTAGTGATTTCAATTGATCCTGATCACAGCATAAATTTTAGGCGATCGCGTCCGGCTTTTTTGGCTTGA